The Panicum hallii strain FIL2 chromosome 9, PHallii_v3.1, whole genome shotgun sequence genome has a window encoding:
- the LOC112876353 gene encoding folate-biopterin transporter 1, chloroplastic-like yields SLPAHQPSVIFLIPVPPSSAPAPVAASATAARPSKFKSSPRAGFAARLPNEASWDITEWFVQRRYLACLSKLLTSNADHEGWQNRQCSTDGFSESRSKSGYFKAFGVDLSPDNVAVAIVYFVQGVLGLSRLAVSFYLKDDLHLDPAETAVISGFSALPWLIKPLYGFISDSIPLFGYQRRSYLFLSGLLGALSWSLMATIVDDKYSAAHSIVLGSLAVAVSDVVVDSMVVERARGESQSTSGSLQSLCWGSSAFGGVVSAYFSGSFVDTYGVRFVFGVTALLPLLTSTVAVLVNEERLPLGERSVSLSVSSSELIEGSKQRIMQIWNSVKQPSIFLPTLFIFLWQATPQSDSAMFFFTTNKLGFSPEFLGRVTLVTSIASLLGIGLYNSFLKEVPLRKIFLVTTVVGSALGMTQVLLVTGLSRKLGISDEWFSIGDSLIITVLGQASFMPVLVLAAKLCPPGVEATLFATLMSISNAGSVAGGLVGAGLTQFLGVTRDNFENLALLIAVCNLTSLLPLPLLGLLPDESPTDSSQTKND; encoded by the exons TCTCTGCCGGCTCACCAACCAAGCGTCATCTTTCTTATCCCCGTACCGCCGTCCTCGGCTCCGGCACCTGTTGCCGCATCTGCTACCGCCGCCCGCCCTAGCAAGTTCAAGTCCTCACCCCGCGCTGGATTCGCCGCACGGTTGCCAAACGAAGCTTCATGGGAT ATTACTGAATGGTTCGTTCAACGACGATATCTGGCATGTCTTTCCAAGCTATTAACAAGTAATGCAGACCACGAGGGGTGGCAAAATAGGCAATGTAGTACAGATGGGTTTTCAGAGAGCAGATCCAAGTCAGGCTACTTCAAAGCATTCGGGGTTGATTTGTCCCCTGATAATGTGGCTGTTGCTATCGTCTATTTTGTGCAAGGAGTTTTAGGTCTTTCCAGGCTTGCTGTCAGCTTCTACTTAAAAGATGATCTTCATCTCGATCCAGCAGAG ACTGCAGTTATATCTGGTTTCTCAGCCTTGCCATGGTTGATCAAACCCCTCTATGGCTTTATCAG TGATTCCATCCCTCTCTTTGGATATCAAAGAAGGTCATATCTATTTCTATCTGGCCTCCTAGGAGCACTTTCATGGAGTTTGATGGCGACTATTGTGGATGATAAATACAGTGCAGCACACTCTATTGTTCTTGGATCTCTTGCAGTTGCCGTCTCTGATGTC GTGGTTGATTCTATGGTGGTTGAGAGAGCTCGAGGTGAATCGCAGAGTACATCTGGTTCTCTCCAGTCACTATGTTGGGGATCCTCAGCCTTTGGAGGAGTTGTGAGTGCATACTTCAGTGGTTCTTTTGTGGATACTTATGGCGTAAG ATTTGTCTTTGGTGTTACAGCACTTTTGCCGCTCTTGACGTCTACTGTTGCAGTTCTTGTAAATGAAGAACGCTTGCCTTTGGGGGAACGTTCAGTCTCACTTTCAGTTTCAAGTTCAGAGTTAATTGAGGGATCTAAGCAGCGTATCATGCAGATTTGGAATTCAGTAAAGCAACCTAGCATATTCCTACCAACCTTGTTCATATTCCTTTGGCAAGCAACACCACAATCAGACTCTGCTATGTTTTTCTTTAC CACAAATAAGCTTGGGTTTTCTCCGGAATTTCTAGGACGTGTCACGCTTGTTACATCTATTGCATCCTTATTGGGTATTGGGCTGTACAATTCGTTTTTGAAGGAAGTTCCATTGAGGAAAATATTCCTTGTGACAACAGTTGTAGGTTCTGCTCTGGGAATGACACAG GTTCTTCTTGTCACTGGCCTGAGCCGAAAACTTGGCATAAGCGATGAATGGTTCTCCATTGGGGATTCCTTGATTATCACTGTTCTTGGTCAG GCTTCCTTCATGCCTGTCTTGGTGTTAGCTGCGAAATTGTGCCCTCCAGGAGTGGAAGCAACTTTGTTTGCTACTTTGATGTCCATTTCAAATGCGGGCAGTGTTGCTGGCGGTCTAGTGGGCGCGGGTCTAACACAGTTCCTGGGAGTCACCAGAGACAATTTTGAAAATCTGGCTCTGCTGATTGCCGTCTGCAATCTCACTTCCCTGCTACCTCTTCCTCTTCTGGGTCTCCTGCCAGATGAATCCCCTACAGATAGTTCACAGACAAAAAATGATTGA